Proteins from a genomic interval of Marmoricola sp. OAE513:
- a CDS encoding sulfurtransferase TusA family protein, which produces MSAALELDCRGMLCPRPIIELARNIGQVEVGEVISVAADDVAARTDVPAWCRMREQEYVGAEDAEDGVPVFLVRRLR; this is translated from the coding sequence GTGAGCGCGGCCCTCGAGCTGGACTGCCGCGGAATGCTCTGCCCGCGCCCGATCATCGAGCTCGCCCGCAACATCGGACAGGTCGAGGTCGGCGAGGTCATCAGCGTGGCCGCCGACGACGTGGCCGCGCGCACCGACGTCCCGGCGTGGTGCCGGATGCGCGAGCAGGAGTACGTCGGGGCCGAGGACGCCGAAGACGGCGTACCGGTGTTCCTGGTACGCCGTCTTCGCTAG
- the erpA gene encoding iron-sulfur cluster insertion protein ErpA, translated as MTEQVEIRTDSINVTDTAASKVKSLLEQEGRDDLALRIAVQPGGCSGLRYQLFFDERTLDGDVVTDFNGVSVVVDRMSVPYLNGATIDFVDTIEKQGFTIDNPNATGSCACGDSFN; from the coding sequence ATGACCGAGCAGGTCGAGATCCGCACCGACAGCATCAACGTCACGGACACCGCCGCGTCCAAGGTGAAGAGCCTCCTCGAGCAGGAGGGCCGCGACGACCTGGCCCTGCGCATCGCCGTCCAGCCCGGTGGCTGCTCCGGCCTGCGCTACCAGCTGTTCTTCGACGAGCGCACCCTCGACGGCGACGTCGTCACGGACTTCAACGGCGTCAGCGTCGTCGTCGACCGGATGAGCGTGCCGTACCTGAACGGCGCCACGATCGACTTCGTCGACACCATCGAGAAGCAGGGCTTCACGATCGACAACCCGAACGCCACGGGTTCGTGCGCGTGCGGCGACAGCTTCAACTGA
- a CDS encoding aminotransferase class V-fold PLP-dependent enzyme: protein MTTYFDTASSEPLHPAARAVLEQAVASGYADPRRLHGPARNARIILDNAREATAEALGVRADEVTFTPSGTHAVHLGVLGLLGGAARSGNRLVATAVEHASVMHAGRWHAEHGGVFETAPVDASGRVLLDEVPEATVLAVQTANHEVGTLQPVAELAERAPVFTDACASGGRIALPEGWSAAALSAHKWGGPAGVGLLLVRKGARWRNPFPGDDRVEERATGMENVPAALAAAAALQAVVAERDEVNARHARLIDQLRAGVAAIPDTEVVGDPVARLPHLVTFSFLYVDGEAIVTELDRRGFSVASGSACAASTLEPSHVLTAMGALTHGNVRVSLSRETSEADVTRLLTELPDVVARIRHEAGL, encoded by the coding sequence GTGACCACCTACTTCGACACCGCTTCCAGCGAGCCGCTGCACCCGGCCGCGCGGGCTGTCCTGGAGCAGGCGGTCGCTTCTGGGTACGCCGACCCGCGCCGCCTGCACGGCCCCGCCCGGAATGCCCGGATCATCCTGGACAACGCCCGCGAGGCCACTGCGGAGGCGCTCGGCGTACGGGCCGACGAGGTGACGTTCACGCCCAGCGGCACCCACGCCGTGCACCTGGGAGTGCTGGGGCTGCTCGGCGGTGCCGCACGGTCCGGCAACCGCCTGGTCGCGACCGCGGTCGAGCATGCGAGCGTGATGCACGCCGGCCGCTGGCACGCCGAGCACGGCGGCGTCTTCGAGACCGCGCCGGTCGACGCCAGCGGACGGGTCCTCCTCGATGAGGTCCCCGAGGCGACCGTGCTCGCCGTCCAGACCGCCAACCACGAGGTCGGCACTCTCCAGCCGGTGGCCGAGCTCGCCGAGCGGGCGCCCGTGTTCACGGACGCGTGCGCGTCCGGCGGCCGGATCGCGCTGCCGGAGGGATGGTCAGCTGCGGCGCTGTCGGCTCACAAGTGGGGCGGTCCTGCCGGCGTCGGACTGCTGCTGGTGCGCAAGGGCGCGCGCTGGCGCAACCCGTTCCCCGGCGACGACCGTGTCGAGGAACGCGCCACCGGGATGGAGAACGTGCCCGCGGCGCTGGCCGCAGCCGCAGCCCTGCAGGCCGTGGTGGCCGAGCGCGACGAGGTCAACGCCCGGCACGCGCGGTTGATCGACCAGCTCCGGGCGGGTGTCGCGGCGATCCCGGACACCGAGGTGGTCGGCGACCCGGTGGCCCGACTCCCCCACCTGGTCACCTTCTCGTTCCTGTACGTCGACGGCGAGGCGATCGTCACCGAGCTCGACCGACGCGGCTTCTCGGTCGCCAGCGGCTCGGCCTGCGCGGCCAGCACCCTGGAGCCCAGCCACGTGCTCACCGCGATGGGGGCGCTCACCCACGGCAACGTCCGCGTCTCGCTGAGCCGGGAGACCAGCGAGGCCGACGTGACCCGGCTGCTCACCGAGCTGCCCGACGTCGTGGCCCGCATCCGGCACGAGGCCGGGCTGTGA
- a CDS encoding carbohydrate kinase family protein, with product MPLLIAGSIATDHLMKFDGKFEDSLVVEQLDKLSVSFLVNDLEIRRGGVAPNICFGLGQLGLSAVLVGAAGEDFTDYRSWLERHGVDCESVHISETKHTARFVCTTDTTMAQFASFYPGAMSEAREIELAPIVERVGAPDYVLIGADDPDGMLRHTEECRQRGYSFIADPSQQLAFGEGDLIRKLIEGATFLFSNEYESHMIEQKTGWSAEEILGLVGTQVITLGKDGVKIIAQGQEPIVVPALNNVNAVEPTGVGDAFRAGFLAATEWGLSHERAAQVGCTIAAYVVETVGTQEYSFTREEFVARLGASYGDEAAAEVGKHLS from the coding sequence ATGCCGCTCCTGATCGCCGGTTCCATCGCCACCGACCACCTGATGAAGTTCGACGGGAAGTTCGAGGACTCGCTCGTCGTCGAGCAGCTCGACAAGCTCTCGGTCAGCTTCCTGGTCAACGACCTCGAGATCCGCCGCGGGGGAGTCGCCCCGAACATCTGCTTCGGCCTCGGTCAGCTCGGTCTCTCCGCGGTGCTGGTCGGTGCCGCCGGCGAGGACTTCACCGACTACCGCTCCTGGCTCGAGCGCCACGGCGTCGACTGCGAGTCGGTGCACATCTCTGAGACCAAGCACACCGCCCGCTTCGTCTGCACCACCGACACCACGATGGCGCAGTTCGCCTCGTTCTACCCCGGAGCGATGAGCGAGGCCCGCGAGATCGAGCTCGCCCCGATCGTCGAGCGCGTCGGTGCCCCCGACTACGTGCTGATCGGCGCGGACGACCCGGACGGCATGCTCCGCCACACCGAGGAGTGCCGCCAGCGCGGCTACTCCTTCATCGCCGACCCGAGCCAGCAGCTGGCGTTCGGCGAGGGCGACCTGATCCGCAAGCTGATCGAGGGCGCGACGTTCCTGTTCAGCAACGAGTACGAGTCGCACATGATCGAGCAGAAGACCGGCTGGTCGGCGGAGGAGATCCTCGGCCTGGTCGGTACGCAGGTGATCACCCTCGGCAAGGACGGCGTGAAGATCATCGCCCAGGGTCAGGAGCCGATCGTGGTGCCGGCGCTGAACAACGTCAACGCCGTCGAGCCGACCGGTGTCGGCGACGCCTTCCGCGCCGGCTTCCTGGCCGCGACCGAGTGGGGCCTCTCGCACGAGCGCGCCGCCCAGGTCGGCTGCACCATCGCGGCGTACGTCGTGGAGACCGTCGGCACCCAGGAGTACTCGTTCACCCGCGAGGAGTTCGTCGCGCGCCTCGGTGCGTCGTACGGCGACGAGGCCGCGGCCGAGGTGGGCAAGCACCTGAGCTGA